A stretch of the Notamacropus eugenii isolate mMacEug1 chromosome 2, mMacEug1.pri_v2, whole genome shotgun sequence genome encodes the following:
- the TMEM216 gene encoding transmembrane protein 216, producing MAPRDRRLSSISLEILLFLNGWYSATYFLLELFVFMYKGLLLPYPTANLVLDLIMLFLYLGVEIIRLFFATKGNLCQRMMPLGISLAMTIPSAMMASYYLLLQTYILRLEVVMSTILLIFCGLELVLELITLTTFNSMDSY from the exons ATGGCACCGCGAG ACCGCCGGCTGTCGTCCATCTCCCTGGAGATCTTGCTCTTTCTCAATGGCTGGTACAGCGCCACCTACTTCCTGCTGGAGCTCTTCGTGTTCATGTACAAAG GTCTTCTGTTACCGTACCCAACAGCCAACCTAGTTCTGGACCTGATCATGCTCTTTCTTTACCTTGGCGTTGAAATCATCCGCCTCTTTTTTG CTACAAAAGGGAACCTCTGTCAAAGGATGATGCCCCTTGGGATCAGCTTGGCCATGACCATTCCGTCAGCCATgatggcttcctattacctcttgCTGCAGACCTACATTCTGCGCCTTGAAGTTGTCATGAGCACCATTCTGCTCATTTTCTGTGGCTTAGAGCTGGTGCTTGAGTTGATCACGCTCACCACCTTCAACAG CATGGATTCGTATTGA